The Chloroflexota bacterium genomic sequence GCGCGGTATTCGGTCGATGCTCAGTGGCTCGTGCCACACTTCGAGAAAATGCTCTACGATAATGCCTTGCTCAGCCAGCTCTATCTCGAAACCTACCAAGCCACCCATGAGCCGTTTTATCGCCGAATTGCTGAGGAAAGCATCACCTACATTTTACGCGATATGACCAGCCCTGATGGCGGTTTTTATGCTGCCGAAGATGCTGATAGCGAAGGCGAAGAGGGCAAGTTTTATGTTTGGAGCCTGGCTGAAATTCAGCAATTGCTTAGCCCTGAGGATGCTGCCCTTGCCCAGTTATATTGGAATATTCAGCCCGAAGGCAATTTTGAGGGCCATGCGATTTTGTATGTGCCCCAAGATCCGAGCGTGGTTGCCAAAGAGTTAAGCATTAGCGAGGCAGATTTGGCGCAGCGGATTGCCGTAATTCGTGCTACGCTCTTGGCGCAGCGCAATACGCGCATTCGCCCAGGCCGCGATGAAAAGATTTTGGCCTCGTGGAATGGCATGATGCTGCGCAGTTTGGCCTTTGCCGCCAATGTGCTCGATAACGCCGATTATCGCGCTGCGGCGATTCGCAACGCCGAATTTATTACCAGCAAGCTGTATCAAAACGGCCAATTGTATCGCTCCTATAAAGATGGTCAGGCCAAATTTAAGGGTTACCTCGAAGATTATGCCTGTGTTGCCGATGGCATGCTGGCTTTGTACGAGGCAACCTTTGATCTGCGCTGGTTGCACGTGGCGATTGAATTGGCCGAAAGCATGACCGAGCGCTTTTGGGATGCGCAACAACGCAGCTTTTTCGACACGGCCAGCGATCATGAACAATTGATCACGCGGCCCCGCGACCTTTACGACAATGCTACGCCTGCTGGTAATTCGGTGGCGGTTGATGTGTTGCTGCGTTTGGCCACCCTGCTTGATCGCTACGAATATCGCCAATATGCCGAAACCGTATTGGCGAATTTGAGCGGTGCATTGTTGCAACTGCCTGGGGCATTTGGGCGCTTGCTGGCTGCCGCCGATTTTGCGCTGGCTGAACCACGCGAAGTTGCCTTAATTGGCGATCCAGCTGATCCTGCATTCAAAGCGTTGTTGCAAGCGACCTATCGCAACTATCAGCCCAACAAAGTCGTGGCTGCCTGCAAGCCTGATGATCAAGCGGCTCAGCAGTTGATTCCGTTGTTGGCTGAACGACCATTGCTCAACCAACAAGCCACGGCGTATGTGTGTGTGCGGCGAGCTTGCAAGTTGCCAACCAACGATTCAAAAGAGTTGATCAACCAATTAGGCTAAATTGTTGGCGCAGTTTATGGGTAACCACAGGCTGCGCTATTTTTTGAGGAGCTATGCGAGATTACATTTTACGCCTGATCGAACAATTTGGCCTTATTTGGCGCAAGATTGTGCGTTTGTACGAGGCTGGATCAATCGAAGAGGCCCAAGCCACAATCAACACAGCCTATCGCGATTTATTCGATACCCATAGCCATTTTGTCGATTTATTGCCCGATGAAGATTTGCTCAAGTTAGTTCAATTCGAGGGCACGATTGATCTTGATCGTTGTGCAGTGCTGGCAGCCTTGCATGTTGCCGAAGGCCAGTGTTTCCAAGCACAAGGAATGATCGATGAGGCCTATCGGCGTTTTGATCGAGCCTTGATGCTCTATGGCTCCTTGGTGCGTTCAGGCCAGCAAATTCCGCCTGAAGTGCGTGAGGCGGCTAAGGTTGGGCTACACGAATTGAACAATTATGAGCTAGAGCCTGCAACTCTTGATGATGCTTGGCGCGTCTATGCAGCAGTCGGCGATTATCCCAATGCCGAAGATTATCTCTGGCAGTGGCTTGAGGCAACCGAATTTGCCGAAGCCGCATGCAGCGATGCTCAGGCGTGGTATCATCAATTGCTCACTCGCAGCGATGCCAGCCTTGAGCAATTGGGCTTGCCACGGCAGGAGATCGAGCAAAGCCTTGGCCAACTCGCCGCACATTAGGATTGCATTGCGCTCCAAGGGAGGTTTATGTCGATGAAAATTGCAATTATTGGAACCGGTTGGGGTGCTCGCGTTCAGGTGCCAGCCTTTCGTTCGGCTGGGCTGAAAATCGTGGGGATCGCCGCCCAAAATTATGAAAAAACTCAGCGTGAAGCTGCCACTTTAAATGTTGAAGCCTTTGAGCATTGGCGTGATTTGCTCAGCAGCGATGCCGATTTGATTTCGATTGTGACCCCACCAGGGACGCATTGCGAAATCAGCGTAGCGGCCTTAGAAGCTGGCAAGCATGTGTTGTGCGAAAAACCAACAG encodes the following:
- a CDS encoding thioredoxin domain-containing protein, which encodes MANRLIHETSPYLLQHAENPVDWYAWGEEALQRAKQDDKPILLSVGYSACHWCHVMAHESFEDPATAAVMNELFVNIKVDREERPDIDSLYMAAVQAMTRHGGWPMTVFLTPDGAPFYGGTYFPPEPRHNMPSFQQVLHGVAEAYRDRREEVFQSAEQMREHLEDILSFDLEQVKLSKSQLNVAAQRQMSQFDSRFGGYGGAPKFPQALIFGMVLRTWLRSEDQDALNQVTQTLQAMANGGMYDQLGGGFARYSVDAQWLVPHFEKMLYDNALLSQLYLETYQATHEPFYRRIAEESITYILRDMTSPDGGFYAAEDADSEGEEGKFYVWSLAEIQQLLSPEDAALAQLYWNIQPEGNFEGHAILYVPQDPSVVAKELSISEADLAQRIAVIRATLLAQRNTRIRPGRDEKILASWNGMMLRSLAFAANVLDNADYRAAAIRNAEFITSKLYQNGQLYRSYKDGQAKFKGYLEDYACVADGMLALYEATFDLRWLHVAIELAESMTERFWDAQQRSFFDTASDHEQLITRPRDLYDNATPAGNSVAVDVLLRLATLLDRYEYRQYAETVLANLSGALLQLPGAFGRLLAAADFALAEPREVALIGDPADPAFKALLQATYRNYQPNKVVAACKPDDQAAQQLIPLLAERPLLNQQATAYVCVRRACKLPTNDSKELINQLG
- a CDS encoding DUF6483 family protein encodes the protein MRDYILRLIEQFGLIWRKIVRLYEAGSIEEAQATINTAYRDLFDTHSHFVDLLPDEDLLKLVQFEGTIDLDRCAVLAALHVAEGQCFQAQGMIDEAYRRFDRALMLYGSLVRSGQQIPPEVREAAKVGLHELNNYELEPATLDDAWRVYAAVGDYPNAEDYLWQWLEATEFAEAACSDAQAWYHQLLTRSDASLEQLGLPRQEIEQSLGQLAAH